One Thunnus thynnus chromosome 18, fThuThy2.1, whole genome shotgun sequence genomic region harbors:
- the LOC137169159 gene encoding serine/threonine-protein phosphatase PP1-beta catalytic subunit-like — MAESELNVDSLISRLLEVRGCRPGKVVQMTEAEVRGLCIKSREIFLSQPILLELEAPLKICGDIHGQYTDLLRLFEYGGFPPEANYLFLGDYVDRGKQSLETICLLLAYKIKYPENFFLLRGNHECASINRIYGFYDECKRRFNIKLWKTFTDCFNCLPIAAIIDEKIFCCHGGLSPDLQSMEQIRRIMRPTDVPDTGLLCDLLWSDPDKDVQGWGENDRGVSFTFGADVVSKFLNRHDLDLICRAHQVVEDGYEFFAKRQLVTLFSAPNYCGEFDNAGGMMSVDESLMCSFQILKPSEKKAKYQYGGVNSGRPITPPRTAQAPKKR, encoded by the exons ATGGCGGAAAGCGAGTTGAACGTTGACAGCCTCATCTCTCGATTACTGGAAG TGCGAGGATGTCGTCCAGGGAAGGTCGTACAGATGACAGAGGCCGAGGTGCGGGGGCTGTGCATCAAGTCCAGAGAGATTTTCCTCAGTCAGCCGATCCTGTTAGAACTGGAGGCTCCGCTCAAAATCTGTG GTGATATCCACGGACAGTACACAGACTTGCTGAGGCTATTCGAGTACGGAGGTTTCCCTCCAGAAGCCAACTATCTGTTTCTGGGCGACTACGTGGACAGAGGGAAACAGTCACTGGAGACCATCTGTCTGCTGCTAGCCTACAAGATCAAATACCCAGAAAACTTCTTCTTGCTCAGGGGGAACCACGAGTGTGCCTCCATCAACCGGATTTACGGCTTCTATGATGAGT GCAAGCGCAGGTTCAACATAAAGCTCTGGAAGACCTTCACAGACTGTTTTAACTGTTTGCCGATTGCTGCGATTATTGATGAGAAGATCTTCTGCTGCCACGGAG GGCTCTCACCTGATCTGCAGTCCATGGAACAAATTCGACGCATTATGAGACCCACTGATGTCCCAGATACAG GCTTGTTGTGCGACCTGCTGTGGTCAGACCCAGACAAAGACGTCCAGGGCTGGGGGGAGAACGATCGGGGGGTTTCCTTCACTTTCGGAGCCGATGTGGTCAGCAAGTTCCTCAACCGCCATGACCTGGATCTCATCTGTCGAGCACATCAG GTTGTTGAAGACGGCTACGAGTTCTTTGCCAAACGACAGCTGGTGACGCTGTTTTCTGCTCCCAACTACTGCGGGGAGTTTGACAACGCAGGCGGCATGATGAGTGTGGACGAGTCCCTTATGTGCTCTTTTCAG ATCCTGAAGCCGtcagagaaaaaagcaaagtacCAGTACGGAGGGGTGAATTCAGGACGCCCAATCACCCCGCCTCGCACCGCTCAGGCACCGAAAAAGAGGTGA
- the LOC137169156 gene encoding cytospin-A-like translates to MGNHTGKDSHVHTGSPLDFFHTPPTTPSEAELTGMALSSAASSNKELQKGTPSPETGNTTPSTTSPVADWTQTQKLSAPSEWAMISVDSITSSETNVSDAAARHGSTADSLGSPASPHPSRESPSEQSWQERDSGLEPQAAAERAGEEMTLVLLSLMEHYQASLGLTPNTDVITGAVELLRHLITKRDELVEEVHSLKETLRTEKLEWHQFQCDLQVAVSVADRLRVEAEQALGLLQESHRAVENQLAQALSNQQEKERELESLRTEHRDVCGRLSDLTLQQQQERAELEALRSARRVKDITDCDKKAKRQESEEEETQKAVDEAEAEIKAKNGEKQKEEHEEDEGMDAKDVGHSPEERNGSGSTQLTGKGVAEGYLRSLAALEKKKEGDREQRDPRRIMMLSERSWSLSRLPLPTDSPSQTGSSRNTSTTLPLCKKQEPTKGRRMDRILQRQDSWSSFYTGKQEEEQSSDSFKPQDGFSALLRRHGGSRRNSLLRWCQSRTQGYKNIEITNFSSSWEDGLAFCAVYHTYLPTHIPYNSLDPADKKENLDLAFKTGEDVGISATLTADDMLKADGPDWQRVLSYVESIFRHFEM, encoded by the exons ATGGGTAACCATACTGGCAAAGACAGCCACGTTCATACAG GTTCTCCTTTAGATTTCTTCCACACGCCTCCCACCACGCCCTCAGAGGCAGAGCTGACTGGCATGGCCTTATCCTCTGCAGCTTCCTCTAATAAGGAGCTGCAGAAAGGAACGCCATCACCGGAGACTGGCAACACCaccccctccaccacctctcCGGTTGCAGActggacacagacacagaaactgTCTGCTCCCTCAGAATGGGCCATGATAAGTGTAGACAGCATCACCTCCTCGGAGACAAACGTGAGCGATGCAGCAGCGAGGCACGGGAGTACGGCGGACAGTTTGGGCAGCCCAGCGTCACCTCATCCGTCCAGAGAATCGCCTTCAGAGCAGAGCTGGCAGGAGCGGGACAGCGGACTGGAACCACaggctgcagcagagagagcCGGGGAGGAGATGACCCTGGTTTTACTCAGTCTGATGGAGCATTACCAGGCCTCACTGGGTCTAACCCCCAACACTGACGTTATCACAGGAGCAGTAG AGCTGCTCAGGCACTTGATAACAAAGAGAGATGAGCTGGTGGAGGAGGTGCACAGCCTGAAAGAGACCCTGAGG ACGGAGAAGTTGGAGTGGCATCAGTTCCAGTGTGACCTGCAGGTAGCGGTGTCTGTGGCCGACCGGCTGCGAGTCGAAGCAGAGCAGGCTCTGGGTTTGCTCCAGGAGAGCCACAGGGCTGTAGAGAACCAGCTGGCCCAGGCGCTAAGCAACCagcaggaaaaggaaagagaactGGAGAGTCTGAGGACTGAGCACAGAGACGTCTGCGGTAGACTGTCTGATCTcaccctgcagcagcagcaggagcgaGCTGAGCTGGAAGCACTGAGGAGCGCACGCAGGGTGAAAGACATAACAGATTGTGATAAAAAGGCAAAGAGACAAGagtctgaggaagaggagacacAGAAAGCTGTGGATGAAGCTGAAGCAGAGATTAAAGCAAAAAATGGGGAAAAGCAGAAAGAGGAGcatgaggaagatgaagggaTGGATGCTAAAGATGTGGGTCATAGTCCTGAGGAGAGAAATGGATCAGGGAGCACACAGCTGACAGGAAAGGGGGTGGCGGAGGGATACCTTCGTAGTTTGGCTGCcctggagaagaaaaaagagggggATCGTGAGCAAAGAGATCCAAGGAGGATTATGATGCTGTCTGAAAGATCTTG gaGTCTGTCTCGTCTCCCGCTGCCAACCGACTCCCCCAGTCAGACTGGAAGctcaagaaacacaagcacaaCATTGCCACTATGCAAG AAACAAGAGCCGACAAAAGGGAGAAGGATGGACCGTATTTTACAGCGGCAGGACAGCTGGTCCAGCTTTTATACAG gaaaacaggaagaagaacaaaGCTCAGACTCCTTTAA ACCTCAGGATGGTTTCAGTGCTCTGCTGCGGCGTCATGGCGGCTCCAGAAGAAACTCCCTGCTGCGCTGGTGCCAAAGTCGTACCCAAGGTTATAAG AATATTGAGATCACCaacttcagcagcagctgggagGACGGACTGGCGTTCTGTGCTGTTTATCACACTTACTTACCGACTCACATCCCTTACAACAGCCTCGACCCAGCAGACAAG aaGGAGAATCTGGACTTGGCTTTTAAGACAGGAGAAGATGTGGGAATCTCTGCCACACTG ACAGCGGACGACATGCTGAAGGCAGACGGACCGGACTGGCAGAGGGTACTGAGCTATGTTGAAAGCATCTTCCGTCACTTTGAGATGTAA
- the saysd1 gene encoding SAYSvFN domain-containing protein 1, which yields MEQKLAEFRARRQAEHAAKKDQCGSLQSKTETVTDSAAQTDTSADSQQTENTRTSSHSSQSKDQSDWLLDSALGRWLSSRKLVLSNLTLLKVLLWLVLLGLFAELEFGLPFFVISLFYWLYEGLRSPAAREPGELSAYSVFNPDCQPLLGALTAEQLEGEMGYRPLANR from the exons ATGGAGCAAAAGCTTGCAGAGTTCAGGGCACGGCGACAGGCTGAACATGCTGCCAAAAAGGATCAGTGTGGTAGTCTGCAGTCCAAAACAGAGACAGTAACAGACTCAGCAGCTCAGACTGACACATCAGCTGACAgtcaacagacagaaaacacccGGACTTCATCTCACAGCTCTCAAAGCAAG GACCAAAGTGACTGGCTGCTGGACAGCGCTCTGGGGAGGTGGCTGTCTTCCAGAAAACTTGTCTTATCAAACCTTACTTTGCTGAAAGTGCTGCTTTGGCTGGTTCTCCTTGGTCTGTTTGCAGAACTGGAGTTTGGCCTCCCCTTCTTCGTCATCTCCCTCTTCTACTGGCTCTATGAAGGACTCCGTAGCCCAGCGGCCCGTGAGCCTGGAGAACTCAGCGCTTATTCTGTCTTCAATCCAGACTGTCAGCCTCTGCTGGGCGCTCTCACTGCAGAGCAGCTGGAAGGCGAGATGGGTTACAGACCTCTGGCTAACAGATGA
- the grcc10 gene encoding protein C10 — MASAPAQQPTLTVEQTRVVLSEVIQAFSVPENAARMEEARESACNDMGKMLQLVLPVATMIQQEVIKAYGFNNEGEGVLKFARLVKMYETQDPEIAAMSVKLKSLLLPPLSTPPIGGAIPAS; from the exons ATGGCGTCAGCTCCAGCACAGCAGCCCACCCTGACTGTCGAGCAGACCAGAG tgGTGCTCAGTGAGGTGATCCAGGCCTTCTCGGTACCAGAGAACGCAGCGAGGATGGAGGAGGCACGAGAGAGCGCCTGCAACGACATGGGCAAGATGCTGCAGCTCGTGCTCCCCGTGGCCACCATGATCCAACAAGAGGTCATCAAAGCTTACGGCTTTAACAACGAAGGAGAGG GCGTCCTAAAATTTGCCAGACTGGTGAAGATGTATGAAACCCAGGACCCTGAAATTGCCGCCATGTCGGTTAAACTGAAGTCTCTCCTACTGCCGCCGCTGTCAACACCACCTATAGGAGGTGCCATTCCAGCTTCATAG
- the bpnt1 gene encoding 3'(2'),5'-bisphosphate nucleotidase 1 isoform X1, with protein MSGSPAVIMRLVASAYTVAEKAGAIVRKVLQSGELGIVEKTGANDLQTLADRLAQQSICASLSRRFPKITIIGEEELPAEEVTEDLIEKGQAEEILQKCCPAEYSGLKEEELVVWVDPLDGTKEYTEASKCLHLRAEAQTPLKGSDTSQLLSTALWLLDNVTVLIGVAYGGRPIAGVINQPFYNYQLGAGAALGRTIWGMPGLGAFGFQLQEVPGDRRIVTTTRSHSNKLVTDCVDAMEPHEVIRVGGAGNKVIQLVEGKASAYVFASPGCKKWDTCAGEAILHAVGGKLTDMHGNAYRYDANVKHMNSAGVLATLRNHEYYISRVPQSVLQALKSD; from the exons ATGTCTGGGAGTCCTGCTGTGATTATGCGCCTGGTGGCATCTGCTTACACTGTGGCTGAGAAGGCTGGAGCTATTGTGAGGAAGGTCCTTCAGAGTGGAGAACTTGGCATCGTGGAAAAG ACTGGCGCTAATGATCTGCAGACGCTGGCAGACAGACTAGCACAGCAGAGCATTTGTGCTTCACTGTCCAGACGCTTCCCCAAAATCACCATTATTGGCGAGGAG GAGCTTCCAGCTGAGGAGGTAACTGAAGACCTCATTGAAAAGGGCCAGGCAGAGGAAATCCTTCAGAAGTGCTGCCCAGCAGAGTATAGCGGGCTGAAAGAAGAGGAG CTAGTTGTGTGGGTGGATCCGCTCGATGGCACGAAGGAGTATACTGAAG CATCAAAGTGTCTCCATCTCCGAGCTGAGGCCCAGACACCACTCAAAGGGTCGGACACCTCTCAGCTTCTCAGCACAGCTCTCT GGCTCCTGGATAATGTGACGGTGCTTATTGGTGTTGCATACGGAGGAAGACCTATCGCGGGTGTCATCAACCAGCCTTTCTACAACTACCAG CTCGGAGCAGGGGCAGCTTTAGGTAGAACCATTTGGGGAATGCCAGGATTGGGTGCTTTTGGATTTCAGCTGCAGGAAGTTCCAGGTGACAGACGCATCGTCACCACCACCCGTTCACATAGCAACAAGCTGGTAACGGACTGCGTAGACGCCATGGAACCTCATGAAGTCATAAGAGTGGGTGGTGCAGGAAACAAG GTAATCCAGCTTGTTGAGGGAAAAGCTTCTGCTTATGTCTTCGCCAGTCCAGGATGCAAGAAATGGGACACTTGTGCTGGTGAAGCCATTCTGCATGCTGTTGGAG GTAAACTGACTGATATGCATGGCAATGCATACCGCTATGACGCTAATGTAAAGCACATGAACTCTGCTGGGGTTCTTGCTACACTACGCAACCATGAGTACTACATCAGCAGAGTACCACAGTCAGTGCTGCAAGCCCTGAAGTCAGATTGA
- the bpnt1 gene encoding 3'(2'),5'-bisphosphate nucleotidase 1 isoform X2 yields MSGSPAVIMRLVASAYTVAEKAGAIVRKVLQSGELGIVEKTGANDLQTLADRLAQQSICASLSRRFPKITIIGEEELPAEEVTEDLIEKGQAEEILQKCCPAEYSGLKEEELVVWVDPLDGTKEYTEGLLDNVTVLIGVAYGGRPIAGVINQPFYNYQLGAGAALGRTIWGMPGLGAFGFQLQEVPGDRRIVTTTRSHSNKLVTDCVDAMEPHEVIRVGGAGNKVIQLVEGKASAYVFASPGCKKWDTCAGEAILHAVGGKLTDMHGNAYRYDANVKHMNSAGVLATLRNHEYYISRVPQSVLQALKSD; encoded by the exons ATGTCTGGGAGTCCTGCTGTGATTATGCGCCTGGTGGCATCTGCTTACACTGTGGCTGAGAAGGCTGGAGCTATTGTGAGGAAGGTCCTTCAGAGTGGAGAACTTGGCATCGTGGAAAAG ACTGGCGCTAATGATCTGCAGACGCTGGCAGACAGACTAGCACAGCAGAGCATTTGTGCTTCACTGTCCAGACGCTTCCCCAAAATCACCATTATTGGCGAGGAG GAGCTTCCAGCTGAGGAGGTAACTGAAGACCTCATTGAAAAGGGCCAGGCAGAGGAAATCCTTCAGAAGTGCTGCCCAGCAGAGTATAGCGGGCTGAAAGAAGAGGAG CTAGTTGTGTGGGTGGATCCGCTCGATGGCACGAAGGAGTATACTGAAG GGCTCCTGGATAATGTGACGGTGCTTATTGGTGTTGCATACGGAGGAAGACCTATCGCGGGTGTCATCAACCAGCCTTTCTACAACTACCAG CTCGGAGCAGGGGCAGCTTTAGGTAGAACCATTTGGGGAATGCCAGGATTGGGTGCTTTTGGATTTCAGCTGCAGGAAGTTCCAGGTGACAGACGCATCGTCACCACCACCCGTTCACATAGCAACAAGCTGGTAACGGACTGCGTAGACGCCATGGAACCTCATGAAGTCATAAGAGTGGGTGGTGCAGGAAACAAG GTAATCCAGCTTGTTGAGGGAAAAGCTTCTGCTTATGTCTTCGCCAGTCCAGGATGCAAGAAATGGGACACTTGTGCTGGTGAAGCCATTCTGCATGCTGTTGGAG GTAAACTGACTGATATGCATGGCAATGCATACCGCTATGACGCTAATGTAAAGCACATGAACTCTGCTGGGGTTCTTGCTACACTACGCAACCATGAGTACTACATCAGCAGAGTACCACAGTCAGTGCTGCAAGCCCTGAAGTCAGATTGA